The following proteins are encoded in a genomic region of Paenibacillus sp. FSL H3-0469:
- a CDS encoding AraC family transcriptional regulator: MEQFNYKKSAEILALSASMTDFTYKKHCHEEYAVGVTLRGIQQYTLDGSRQASHRNGVMLFNPEQIHDGSSYDRAGIDYVMLYLKPDLMAELLGKQELRFTTPIVYDRELAQCICNLSHAVQSGADESLGSELLVQLSNLLSHTEIQTPRRMNNAFVTKAKEMMYCSLGQILRLDDLAREFNLSKYQFIREFKVHTGTSPYQFFLNCKVEHARRSIEKNKDIYSAVAAFGFTDLTHLNRHFKSVFGITAYEYMSQLT; this comes from the coding sequence GTGGAGCAATTCAATTATAAAAAGTCAGCAGAGATCCTCGCCTTATCGGCCAGCATGACGGATTTCACCTACAAAAAGCATTGCCACGAAGAATACGCCGTCGGCGTTACCCTGCGCGGCATTCAGCAATATACACTGGACGGCAGCCGGCAGGCTTCGCACAGGAATGGGGTCATGCTGTTTAACCCCGAGCAGATTCACGACGGAAGCTCCTATGACCGTGCAGGCATTGACTATGTCATGCTGTATCTTAAGCCTGACCTGATGGCAGAGCTTCTGGGCAAACAGGAACTGCGCTTTACCACTCCCATCGTCTATGACAGAGAGCTGGCGCAATGCATCTGCAACCTCAGTCACGCTGTCCAGAGCGGGGCCGATGAGTCACTGGGCAGCGAGCTGCTTGTTCAGCTATCCAACCTCTTGTCCCATACGGAAATTCAGACCCCGCGGCGGATGAACAATGCTTTTGTCACCAAAGCCAAAGAAATGATGTACTGCAGCCTGGGCCAGATACTGCGGCTCGATGACCTGGCGCGGGAGTTCAATTTATCCAAATATCAATTCATCCGCGAATTCAAAGTCCATACCGGAACCTCCCCATACCAATTCTTCCTGAACTGCAAGGTCGAACATGCCAGGCGGTCCATTGAGAAGAATAAGGATATCTATTCTGCAGTAGCTGCATTCGGCTTCACAGACCTGACCCATCTGAACCGTCATTTTAAAAGTGTCTTCGGCATTACGGCTTATGAATATATGTCGCAGTTGACATAA
- a CDS encoding LysE family transporter, which yields MNILSFIIYCIVVTFTPGPTNIVILSSVQHHGARKTMGYVGGATLAFGLLLAASALLNRLLTGILPHILGVMQIIGSLYMLYLAYQVYRMGRSDAAGRQASGFRSGLLMQFANPKVLLFTLTVIPTYVMPYYSSPAAAFIFVIVITVIGFLAFMAWVVFGSVFKSFLQRHQRVMNSIMALFLVYSAVMVSGIL from the coding sequence ATGAATATCCTTTCCTTTATTATCTATTGTATTGTGGTTACCTTCACACCGGGCCCGACCAATATTGTGATCCTCTCCTCTGTGCAGCACCATGGGGCCAGAAAAACAATGGGATACGTCGGCGGAGCCACACTCGCGTTCGGACTGCTCCTTGCCGCATCCGCTCTGCTGAACCGCCTGCTTACGGGCATTCTCCCGCATATTCTCGGTGTCATGCAGATCATCGGCAGCTTGTACATGCTCTACCTCGCTTATCAGGTGTACAGAATGGGCCGTTCTGACGCGGCAGGCCGGCAGGCCTCCGGTTTCCGCTCCGGGCTGCTGATGCAATTCGCCAATCCGAAGGTGCTGCTGTTCACGCTGACCGTGATCCCAACTTATGTTATGCCCTATTATAGCTCACCCGCAGCAGCCTTCATCTTCGTCATCGTCATTACTGTGATTGGTTTCCTGGCCTTTATGGCCTGGGTTGTATTCGGCTCCGTATTTAAGAGCTTTCTGCAGCGGCATCAGCGGGTGATGAATAGTATAATGGCTCTGTTTCTTGTATACTCTGCTGTAATGGTATCCGGTATTTTATAG
- a CDS encoding response regulator transcription factor, whose amino-acid sequence MFKIMLIEDDITLFGEIKERLAQWSYEVYGITNFGKVLQEFTEVKPDLVVIDIQLPQFDGFHWCRILRSHSKVPIIFLSSRDHPSDMVMSMQLGADDFIQKPFHFEVLIAKIQAILRRVYNYSMEGTELKTWRGAAIEFVKNTVTGSGGAALLTKNEMLILKILLERKNTIVEREEIITSLWDNEHFVSDNTLTVNVNRLRKKLEPLGLDTYIETKVGQGYMATEEAEQ is encoded by the coding sequence TTGTTCAAAATTATGCTGATCGAAGACGACATCACCCTGTTCGGGGAGATTAAAGAAAGGCTCGCCCAGTGGTCCTACGAGGTGTACGGGATTACGAATTTTGGCAAGGTCCTGCAGGAATTCACGGAGGTGAAGCCGGATCTGGTGGTGATTGATATCCAGCTGCCGCAGTTCGACGGCTTCCACTGGTGCCGGATTCTGCGCAGCCACTCCAAGGTGCCGATCATCTTCCTCTCCTCCCGGGACCATCCGAGCGATATGGTGATGTCGATGCAGCTGGGGGCCGATGATTTCATACAGAAGCCGTTCCATTTCGAGGTGCTGATTGCCAAGATTCAGGCTATCCTCCGCCGGGTCTATAATTATAGCATGGAAGGCACGGAGCTGAAGACCTGGCGCGGAGCGGCGATTGAGTTCGTGAAGAATACGGTTACGGGGAGCGGGGGAGCGGCGCTGCTCACGAAGAATGAGATGCTGATTCTCAAAATCCTGCTGGAGCGCAAAAACACCATTGTAGAGCGTGAGGAGATCATCACCAGTCTGTGGGACAACGAGCATTTTGTCAGCGATAATACGCTGACTGTGAATGTGAACCGGCTGCGCAAGAAGCTGGAGCCGCTCGGCCTGGATACTTACATTGAGACCAAGGTCGGGCAAGGGTATATGGCGACAGAAGAGGCGGAGCAATGA
- a CDS encoding sensor histidine kinase: MIRKYITEKRSWLLLLAVFQLIILFVAYIDSAIPLLPVLYIVLLNTLLCLAFVFLRYSRETRFYKSLASWDQIYELQAVLEPGSPMERLVHEAVSAQTDRYKRESSMNVQLLESEKDELLAWIHEVKTPLTAMQLMIERLPDETLQRQMMYEWLRIHHLLDQQLHQKRIPFIRNDLFIEKVGLAPILNKEIRALKSWCISKRIGFDVELEAETVLTDGKWLAFMLRQLLTNAVKYSEASDIVIRCREEGGHVVLVIEDSGQGIDPRDLPRIYDKGFTSSRFRQEGAATGMGLYLTRQVAEPLMIRLHAASILGQGSVFTLTFPRENDFQRLTGM; the protein is encoded by the coding sequence ATGATAAGGAAATACATCACAGAGAAGCGGAGCTGGCTGCTCCTGCTGGCAGTCTTCCAGCTGATTATTCTATTCGTGGCCTATATTGACTCTGCCATTCCGCTGCTGCCGGTCCTGTACATTGTACTCCTCAATACGCTGCTCTGCCTGGCTTTCGTTTTCTTGCGCTATTCCCGGGAGACCCGTTTCTATAAGAGCCTTGCCTCCTGGGATCAGATCTATGAGCTGCAGGCGGTCCTCGAGCCGGGTAGTCCGATGGAGCGGCTGGTCCATGAGGCGGTGAGCGCCCAGACGGACCGCTACAAGCGTGAATCCTCCATGAATGTCCAGCTGCTGGAATCGGAGAAGGACGAGCTGCTGGCCTGGATACATGAGGTCAAGACTCCGCTGACTGCTATGCAGCTCATGATAGAGCGTCTGCCGGATGAGACTCTGCAAAGACAGATGATGTACGAATGGCTGCGCATCCACCATCTGCTTGACCAGCAGCTGCATCAGAAGCGGATCCCCTTCATCCGCAATGATCTGTTCATTGAGAAGGTCGGTCTTGCTCCTATTCTTAATAAGGAGATCCGGGCACTGAAATCCTGGTGCATCTCCAAACGCATCGGGTTCGACGTGGAGCTTGAAGCCGAGACTGTACTGACAGACGGCAAATGGCTGGCCTTCATGCTGCGGCAGCTCCTGACCAATGCTGTGAAATACAGCGAAGCTTCCGATATTGTGATCAGGTGTCGTGAAGAGGGCGGCCATGTTGTGCTCGTCATTGAAGACAGCGGACAGGGGATTGATCCCAGGGATCTGCCGCGGATCTACGATAAGGGCTTCACCTCATCGCGCTTCCGCCAGGAGGGGGCAGCTACCGGCATGGGACTGTACCTGACCCGGCAGGTTGCGGAGCCGCTGATGATCAGACTTCACGCTGCTTCCATACTTGGGCAGGGAAGTGTATTTACGCTGACTTTTCCAAGGGAGAATGACTTTCAGCGGTTGACCGGCATGTGA
- a CDS encoding ABC transporter ATP-binding protein produces MLIMQANKIYKTYGNKFNKQEVLKGIDLQVDKGEFVGIMGPSGSGKTTLLNVLSSIDRVSKGTIEIEGKEFTGMKEKQLAEFRKHHLGFIFQDYNLLDTLTVKENIMLPLSITGMSKKEAHQKFDQVAGELGIHELKDKYPAEISGGQKQRTSAARAFVHDPSIIFADEPTGALDSKSASDLLNKLAAMNSKREATIVMVTHDAVAASYCSRVVFIRDGQIYTQLNKGEESRQSFLGDIISTQGVLGGVTQ; encoded by the coding sequence ATGCTTATCATGCAGGCTAACAAAATCTATAAAACCTATGGCAACAAATTCAATAAACAGGAAGTTCTCAAGGGCATTGATCTTCAGGTCGACAAGGGCGAGTTCGTAGGAATTATGGGACCCTCCGGTTCAGGTAAAACGACGCTGCTGAACGTACTCTCCTCAATTGACCGGGTGAGCAAAGGCACGATCGAAATTGAGGGCAAGGAATTCACGGGGATGAAGGAGAAGCAGCTGGCCGAGTTCCGCAAGCATCATCTCGGGTTTATTTTCCAGGATTATAATCTGCTCGACACCTTGACGGTCAAGGAGAATATCATGCTGCCGCTGTCGATTACAGGCATGTCCAAGAAGGAGGCGCATCAGAAATTCGACCAGGTAGCGGGTGAGCTGGGAATCCATGAGCTGAAGGACAAATATCCGGCGGAAATCTCCGGCGGGCAGAAGCAGCGTACGTCGGCGGCGCGGGCGTTCGTGCATGATCCGAGCATTATTTTTGCCGATGAGCCTACGGGAGCCTTGGATTCCAAATCTGCGTCCGATCTGCTGAACAAGCTGGCTGCCATGAACAGCAAGCGCGAAGCTACCATTGTTATGGTTACGCATGATGCCGTTGCCGCAAGCTACTGCAGCCGCGTGGTGTTCATCCGGGACGGGCAAATCTACACCCAGCTGAACAAGGGGGAGGAATCGCGGCAATCCTTCTTGGGTGATATTATCAGCACGCAGGGCGTACTTGGTGGTGTCACGCAATGA
- a CDS encoding ABC transporter ATP-binding protein translates to MNANLSSTGRIRLREALKRLLPYIKPYRLGFLTAVVLLTAKLALDVGFATIQQVFIDTINNTDMQSLTRITVICSLACLVTIICLMLQHYLRFTIHSRMSWDFRAKLFDTSHRLPYSQLQAMHSGDLTSRNTKDAGTAMGMISSLVYDLGYNLLLCLVAFLYLASMDVWLALLALGTGPVVFLSGRFFDHRLRKLFTQIYAQEALLRGILQETTQGMKVVRSFSLENMLLSRYATERRKLNQLQKQRTLLNALLWHSSAFINNAIMIGCAVLIARSAMRGETTAGEVLAFILLMGRVQWPFVEMSQTWGGVQESLGAADRVFEVLDAALEGEAYSDRFSSPGEVATTEGSALRIQGLCYSFAGPQSKEKTGLSEINLQLQHGETVAVVGPSGSGKTTLVRLCCGLYEPQAGSISVCGYAVNGQLEEARRMISYVPQNPYLFSGSIRENIAFSVAETSDVEIREAARLAGADEFIMRLPKGYDTMIGEHGSSLSGGQRQRLAIARAFLRNAPLLLLDEATSALDNESERLVQQSLERLMTDRTTLVIAHRLSTIRDASRIIVLDQGTIAEEGTHDELLEQNGLYAGLYHKQFSPTEAGTIGSGLLTESLTTG, encoded by the coding sequence ATGAATGCTAATTTATCTTCAACTGGGCGAATCCGGCTTCGGGAAGCGCTCAAGCGGCTACTCCCTTATATCAAGCCATACCGGCTCGGATTTCTGACAGCTGTAGTATTGCTCACAGCCAAGCTTGCTCTGGATGTAGGGTTTGCAACGATTCAGCAGGTTTTCATTGATACTATTAACAATACCGATATGCAGTCCTTGACAAGGATAACCGTCATTTGTTCTCTGGCTTGTCTAGTGACTATCATCTGTCTTATGCTGCAGCATTACCTCCGCTTCACCATTCACAGCCGTATGTCCTGGGATTTCCGGGCAAAGCTCTTTGACACCAGTCACCGGCTGCCCTATAGCCAGCTGCAAGCTATGCACTCCGGCGATCTGACCTCGCGTAATACTAAGGATGCGGGAACAGCCATGGGAATGATCAGTAGTCTGGTTTACGATCTGGGTTATAATCTATTGCTCTGCCTGGTAGCATTTCTGTATTTAGCCAGTATGGATGTATGGCTCGCACTGCTTGCCCTTGGCACGGGACCCGTGGTCTTTCTGTCAGGACGTTTCTTTGACCACAGACTACGCAAGCTGTTCACGCAGATCTATGCCCAGGAAGCTCTGTTACGGGGAATTCTGCAGGAGACTACCCAAGGGATGAAGGTCGTCCGTTCATTTTCACTGGAGAATATGCTGCTGAGCAGGTATGCCACTGAGCGCAGAAAGCTGAACCAGCTTCAAAAGCAAAGAACCTTGCTGAATGCCCTGCTCTGGCATTCTTCCGCTTTCATCAACAACGCTATAATGATTGGCTGTGCTGTACTTATTGCAAGATCAGCGATGCGGGGAGAGACCACGGCAGGTGAAGTGCTTGCCTTCATCCTCCTGATGGGACGAGTTCAATGGCCTTTCGTCGAAATGTCGCAGACCTGGGGCGGGGTACAGGAATCACTCGGTGCAGCTGATCGTGTATTTGAAGTTCTTGATGCTGCTTTGGAAGGAGAAGCATACAGCGACCGCTTCTCTTCCCCTGGAGAAGTTGCCACTACTGAGGGGAGTGCATTAAGAATACAAGGGCTGTGCTATAGCTTCGCTGGGCCTCAGTCCAAGGAGAAGACCGGCTTATCAGAGATTAATCTCCAGCTACAGCATGGCGAGACCGTCGCTGTTGTCGGACCCAGCGGCTCGGGTAAAACAACGCTGGTGCGCTTATGCTGCGGACTGTATGAACCGCAAGCCGGCAGTATTAGTGTGTGCGGTTATGCCGTAAACGGTCAGTTAGAAGAGGCCCGCCGAATGATTTCCTATGTGCCGCAGAACCCCTATCTATTCTCTGGCAGTATCCGGGAGAATATTGCATTCAGCGTAGCTGAGACAAGTGACGTGGAGATACGAGAAGCTGCCCGTTTGGCAGGTGCAGATGAATTTATCATGCGCCTGCCGAAAGGCTATGACACAATGATTGGTGAACATGGCTCCTCGTTATCCGGTGGTCAAAGGCAACGCCTGGCTATCGCCAGAGCATTCCTGCGTAATGCACCGCTCCTGCTGCTGGATGAAGCTACATCAGCACTTGATAATGAGTCCGAGCGGCTGGTGCAGCAATCACTTGAACGGCTAATGACAGACAGAACAACCCTCGTGATAGCCCATAGACTGTCAACGATACGGGATGCCTCACGGATTATAGTTCTTGACCAGGGAACAATCGCCGAGGAAGGGACACATGATGAACTTCTGGAGCAAAACGGACTCTACGCTGGCCTCTACCATAAACAATTCAGCCCTACAGAGGCTGGAACCATAGGTTCGGGACTACTAACGGAATCTCTTACTACAGGATGA
- a CDS encoding DUF6199 family natural product biosynthesis protein, translated as MPSNVLDTDIQKFKHIRELIIIGTFSAIFFLLFGIAINLFSLYVRRNPTFTWQSSESWKMKGDGEPSDAYISSMRFRGAVGLWIGSFVMVMGILTLWSSLS; from the coding sequence ATGCCAAGTAACGTATTAGATACTGACATCCAAAAATTTAAACATATCAGGGAGCTGATTATCATCGGAACGTTTAGCGCAATCTTCTTCTTGTTATTCGGAATTGCCATCAACTTATTTAGCTTATATGTACGCCGAAATCCCACTTTCACCTGGCAGTCGAGTGAAAGCTGGAAAATGAAAGGCGACGGAGAACCCAGTGACGCCTACATCAGCTCCATGCGTTTCAGAGGGGCCGTGGGCTTATGGATCGGATCATTCGTGATGGTGATGGGGATATTGACACTGTGGAGTTCTCTTAGCTAA
- a CDS encoding ArsR family transcriptional regulator — protein sequence MNDSLQETLLKNIRFAYNEAIEFILSMGMLACEDQLADLAAEYKIEIDELLGTYFEDARKLLSPHFTRELMFFFRHNFFHNALDFPLYESACSYPEAQTAEEWINRLEKSPAEHIVSEMVYGVYHDNLEALLKGNDWEVVKKDLNKLLELASDTHPQPEVVEAHGPLLECLARPQETKLRYIQLLRQFHQDVFIHWKDRIQAISEQASFRYEAQFRSNPEVFIRELHKNEPAIFDFPATFHVSFVSQVNNSFYNFHTETGQIGWVIFGVHNDRVYGPVADREKTELFLKAFSDKRRLDLLLLLKQRPHYGKEIATALGITPAAVNYHANFLFFLDLLDIERVDHRLYYVLRTDTLRNLLALTTKVMLD from the coding sequence ATGAACGATTCTTTGCAAGAGACACTACTGAAAAATATCCGTTTTGCGTACAACGAGGCTATTGAGTTTATTCTTTCCATGGGAATGTTGGCCTGTGAGGATCAGCTGGCAGATCTGGCAGCGGAATATAAAATCGAAATTGATGAGCTGCTGGGAACCTATTTTGAAGATGCCCGCAAGTTATTGTCACCTCATTTCACTCGTGAGCTGATGTTTTTTTTCCGTCACAACTTTTTTCACAATGCACTGGATTTCCCGTTATATGAATCCGCCTGTTCCTATCCAGAAGCGCAGACTGCCGAAGAATGGATCAACAGACTGGAGAAAAGCCCTGCTGAGCATATCGTTTCAGAGATGGTCTATGGCGTCTACCACGATAATTTGGAGGCATTGTTGAAGGGCAACGATTGGGAGGTGGTCAAAAAGGATCTCAATAAGCTCTTAGAACTTGCTTCCGACACGCATCCTCAGCCTGAGGTGGTAGAAGCCCATGGTCCCCTGCTTGAATGCCTTGCACGTCCGCAAGAAACCAAGCTGCGTTACATACAACTCCTGCGTCAATTCCATCAGGATGTTTTCATTCACTGGAAAGACCGGATTCAAGCAATTTCTGAACAGGCCTCATTCCGTTATGAGGCCCAGTTCCGTAGTAATCCGGAGGTTTTTATTCGTGAACTTCATAAGAATGAGCCTGCAATCTTTGACTTCCCTGCCACCTTCCATGTCAGCTTTGTTTCACAGGTGAACAACAGCTTCTACAATTTCCATACAGAAACCGGGCAGATAGGCTGGGTCATCTTCGGCGTACACAATGACCGCGTATACGGACCCGTTGCCGACCGGGAGAAGACCGAACTGTTCCTCAAAGCCTTCTCAGATAAACGGCGCCTGGATCTCCTGCTTCTGCTCAAACAGCGGCCGCACTATGGTAAGGAAATTGCGACTGCGCTCGGTATCACACCTGCTGCTGTGAATTATCATGCCAACTTCCTGTTTTTCCTGGATCTTCTGGACATCGAACGGGTGGATCACCGCCTGTATTATGTGCTCAGAACCGATACTTTGCGCAATCTGCTTGCCTTAACAACAAAAGTCATGCTGGACTAA
- a CDS encoding ABC transporter ATP-binding protein produces MIRTTNTGAVPLDKQPAAAQNIFIRMLKLGKPYTGWYIILCFFAAITSLTSVGIAEILRRIINAATHHDTSGLAAAMTLAVVIIVIDAGVHFLNTYLSGLLEIKSTSRLQVSLLTRLMNIQMKELDRYHSADLISRMNDSAPAAQQGINRKTIELISNLLQIAFLLTYLLSLQFVLTLGTILICSLVPLVMLPFTSRLRRMNEQRQSIESEQQAFVQDSIQGAEVVRAFSLASRLLGQFNYRVRQFNTVHSSVSRVEAVGYNMPLAVTLGGLLYVLSYGGYLVVGGRLDVGAVAAFLICFEQISNPISKLANLWTELQASLAQGKRLFEIMDLPLEGESPANTDAAEQHSEAWTEDNQPVAGQLPLVFRNVTFGYGQHKVLTGIHLRIEPGKVTAFAGASGSGKSTILQLMLAAYVPDGGSIHHGGMPLHTIPPHSWCRHIAYVSQEPYLFSGTLYENIAWGRPGASREEVISAANNAGIHEFIMGTPLQYETIIGERGLTLSGGERQRLSIARAFVREPGLLLLDEPTAALDSHNEEVVQQALQVLMMNRTTVVIAHRLSTIRHADHIYFMEAGAIAEQGTHEELMAMQGKYHAMAQAGVQTKAIAGGGLQNEC; encoded by the coding sequence TTGATTCGGACCACTAATACCGGAGCAGTACCACTAGATAAACAGCCCGCCGCTGCCCAGAATATCTTTATCCGTATGCTGAAGCTAGGCAAACCTTATACTGGCTGGTATATCATCCTTTGTTTTTTTGCAGCCATCACCTCACTTACAAGCGTAGGTATTGCTGAAATTCTACGGCGTATTATTAATGCGGCTACACACCATGACACTTCCGGTCTTGCAGCCGCGATGACTTTGGCCGTTGTCATTATAGTTATCGATGCTGGAGTCCACTTTCTGAATACCTATCTCTCAGGACTGCTGGAGATCAAATCCACCTCCAGGCTCCAGGTCTCCCTGCTGACAAGATTAATGAACATTCAGATGAAAGAGCTGGACCGTTATCATTCCGCCGATCTGATCAGCCGGATGAACGATTCTGCGCCAGCCGCCCAGCAAGGAATTAACAGGAAGACCATCGAACTAATCAGCAATCTATTGCAAATCGCATTTCTGCTGACTTATCTTCTGTCTCTGCAGTTTGTTCTAACCCTAGGTACTATACTCATCTGTTCGCTAGTCCCGCTGGTCATGCTCCCCTTTACCTCCAGGCTTCGCAGGATGAATGAGCAGCGCCAGAGTATCGAGAGTGAACAACAGGCATTCGTTCAAGATTCGATACAGGGCGCTGAGGTCGTGCGTGCTTTCTCCCTTGCTTCCCGCCTGCTAGGGCAGTTCAACTATAGAGTCCGTCAATTTAACACTGTTCATTCGTCAGTCTCACGGGTTGAAGCCGTAGGATACAATATGCCTCTGGCTGTTACCCTCGGCGGATTACTCTATGTTCTCTCTTATGGTGGCTATTTGGTAGTCGGAGGCCGGCTTGATGTAGGGGCCGTTGCCGCTTTTCTTATCTGTTTTGAGCAAATTTCTAACCCGATATCCAAGCTTGCCAATCTATGGACTGAATTACAAGCTTCACTGGCACAAGGTAAACGTTTATTTGAGATTATGGATCTGCCCTTGGAAGGCGAGAGCCCGGCTAATACAGACGCTGCAGAACAGCACTCTGAAGCATGGACTGAAGATAATCAGCCTGTAGCCGGTCAGCTGCCCCTTGTATTCCGTAATGTCACCTTCGGGTACGGACAACACAAAGTATTAACCGGCATCCATCTGCGGATTGAGCCCGGAAAAGTAACTGCCTTTGCAGGTGCGAGCGGCAGCGGCAAAAGTACCATTCTTCAGCTAATGCTTGCAGCTTATGTGCCTGATGGAGGGAGCATTCATCATGGCGGCATGCCTTTACATACGATTCCACCGCATAGCTGGTGCAGACATATCGCCTACGTATCTCAGGAGCCTTATCTATTCTCCGGTACGCTATACGAGAATATTGCTTGGGGACGACCCGGGGCGTCCCGTGAAGAAGTTATATCCGCTGCCAATAATGCGGGTATTCACGAGTTCATTATGGGAACTCCCCTGCAATATGAGACGATTATCGGTGAAAGGGGGCTTACTTTATCAGGAGGTGAACGTCAGCGGCTATCCATTGCCCGGGCCTTCGTCCGCGAACCGGGGCTGTTGCTGCTTGATGAGCCTACTGCTGCCCTTGACAGCCATAATGAGGAGGTTGTTCAGCAGGCTTTGCAGGTGCTGATGATGAACCGGACCACGGTGGTGATTGCTCATCGGCTGTCAACCATCAGGCATGCGGATCATATTTACTTCATGGAAGCAGGAGCGATTGCTGAACAAGGGACACATGAAGAACTGATGGCCATGCAGGGCAAGTACCACGCTATGGCCCAGGCAGGTGTCCAGACAAAGGCAATTGCCGGAGGAGGATTACAAAATGAATGCTAA